In Woeseia oceani, one DNA window encodes the following:
- a CDS encoding N-acyl-D-amino-acid deacylase family protein, with protein sequence MRTTLLAATAVLAFSGSAMAATDVDLVIENARIVDGSGNPWYRGSVAIDDGVIVQIGRNLDVNAQQTIDAKSRVLAPGFIDVHTHIESGITDNPRADNFILDGVTTVVTGNCGSSTVDLPSWRQSIVGPAINIATLVGHNSVRTAVMGRENRAPTQAEMLQMERLAEQAMIDGAVGLSTGLLYVPGTFASTDEVISLAKVSSRFGGIYSTHIRDQGPRLNESIEEAVTIGREADIPVQISHLKIKGPIRWGRINETIGLIEEFRADGIEVTVDAYPYERASTSLAVMLPSWATAGSADDLLARLDDSETYRRILEEMEVMRTDSGYPDFSFATVASYPPNPAVNGLTISEINVDLERPATIASEMELILQMMADSARLGRTNGAQMVYHFMSKDDVDTIFRYPNTAVASDGGVREFGEGIPHPRSYGTNARVLAEFVRERNVLSLPDAIRRMTSLPAQAFQMQDRGLIRTGFVADLVLFDPDQVQDLATYSDPHNFSRGFDYVLVNGVAVVEKGQVTNSRPGQFVDGPGAR encoded by the coding sequence ATGCGTACGACGTTACTGGCCGCAACTGCTGTTCTTGCTTTCTCCGGTTCCGCCATGGCGGCGACAGACGTTGATCTCGTGATCGAGAATGCCCGTATCGTCGATGGCAGCGGCAATCCCTGGTATCGCGGGAGTGTGGCGATTGACGACGGGGTAATCGTGCAGATCGGCCGGAATCTGGACGTCAATGCGCAACAGACGATCGATGCGAAATCCCGTGTACTGGCACCTGGCTTTATCGATGTGCATACACATATCGAATCGGGAATTACCGATAATCCACGGGCTGACAATTTTATTCTGGACGGCGTTACAACCGTCGTTACAGGTAATTGCGGTAGCTCTACGGTTGATCTCCCGTCCTGGCGACAGTCGATTGTTGGTCCCGCAATCAATATTGCGACCCTGGTAGGTCACAACTCTGTCCGGACGGCAGTGATGGGCCGTGAGAATCGCGCGCCCACACAAGCGGAAATGTTGCAGATGGAGCGCCTCGCGGAGCAGGCAATGATTGACGGCGCAGTCGGACTGTCAACTGGTCTGCTGTATGTACCCGGCACTTTTGCGAGCACCGATGAAGTCATTAGTCTGGCGAAGGTTTCCTCAAGGTTCGGTGGTATCTACTCGACGCATATACGTGATCAAGGCCCGCGCTTGAACGAGTCAATCGAAGAAGCGGTGACAATCGGGCGTGAAGCCGACATTCCGGTGCAGATCTCGCACCTGAAGATCAAAGGCCCGATACGTTGGGGCAGGATCAACGAGACTATTGGCTTGATCGAAGAATTTCGCGCCGACGGCATAGAAGTTACGGTCGACGCCTACCCTTATGAGCGGGCAAGCACGAGTCTCGCTGTGATGTTGCCATCCTGGGCTACCGCTGGTAGCGCTGACGACCTGCTGGCCAGACTGGATGATTCGGAGACTTACCGGCGCATACTTGAAGAGATGGAGGTAATGCGCACCGACAGTGGCTATCCCGACTTTTCGTTTGCCACGGTAGCCAGTTACCCACCGAATCCGGCCGTGAATGGCCTCACGATTAGCGAGATTAACGTAGACCTCGAGCGGCCAGCGACAATAGCAAGCGAGATGGAACTGATTCTGCAGATGATGGCCGATTCGGCCCGACTCGGTCGCACAAACGGTGCGCAAATGGTCTATCACTTCATGAGCAAGGACGATGTCGACACTATTTTTCGTTACCCCAATACGGCTGTCGCCAGTGATGGAGGGGTAAGGGAGTTTGGGGAAGGCATACCGCATCCACGCTCTTACGGCACGAATGCGAGAGTACTGGCTGAATTCGTCAGAGAGCGGAATGTGCTGTCATTGCCGGACGCGATCCGCAGAATGACGTCGTTGCCCGCTCAGGCATTTCAGATGCAGGATCGCGGTCTGATTCGTACCGGCTTCGTCGCAGACCTGGTTCTGTTTGACCCGGACCAGGTACAGGATCTGGCAACCTACTCCGATCCACATAATTTTAGCCGCGGCTTCGACTATGTACTGGTCAATGGGGTTGCTGTAGTTGAAAAAGGTCAGGTTACGAACTCGCGGCCAGGTCAGTTCGTTGATGGGCCAGGCGCCCGGTAG
- the cuyB gene encoding cysteate racemase — translation MNLKWPSESRVNVSSTAQVLVPGVLGGMGPKTTIDFLAKVIRETDAATDQEHLHLLIDHNPVVPDRTDAISGKGESAGPHLARMAQNLESGGADFLVLTCNSAHAYQSDIEHATSIPFISMVGEVMGVLADRFSSRRRVGVMAARGCLDAGLYQTALEAVGFEAVVWREPELELFTLLLEQIKADDVSQSVVEQVKSLAQSLIDDGAQVVIAGCAEIPRVLEDEMLRVPLLNPCDILVDGVIDYSLGVRSPSFR, via the coding sequence ATGAATCTGAAGTGGCCGAGCGAGTCTCGGGTCAACGTGAGTAGTACTGCGCAGGTCTTGGTGCCCGGAGTCCTTGGCGGAATGGGTCCGAAGACTACGATAGATTTCCTTGCCAAGGTGATACGCGAAACTGATGCTGCCACGGATCAGGAACACCTTCATTTGCTCATTGATCACAACCCGGTCGTTCCTGACCGGACCGATGCGATCAGTGGCAAAGGAGAGAGCGCAGGACCTCATCTGGCCCGAATGGCTCAGAATCTCGAATCAGGCGGTGCGGATTTTCTGGTCTTGACCTGTAACAGTGCCCACGCATACCAAAGCGATATTGAACACGCGACGAGTATTCCGTTCATCAGCATGGTCGGCGAGGTGATGGGCGTCCTGGCAGATCGCTTTTCCAGTCGACGCCGAGTCGGCGTGATGGCAGCGCGAGGTTGTCTGGATGCGGGTCTGTATCAGACAGCACTTGAAGCCGTCGGTTTTGAAGCCGTCGTTTGGCGCGAACCAGAATTAGAACTGTTCACACTGCTGCTCGAACAGATCAAAGCCGATGATGTCTCGCAATCTGTGGTTGAACAGGTTAAATCGCTGGCTCAGTCGCTTATCGACGATGGAGCGCAAGTCGTCATCGCAGGTTGCGCTGAAATACCGCGCGTTCTCGAAGACGAGATGTTGCGCGTACCGCTACTCAACCCCTGCGACATCCTCGTTGATGGTGTCATCGACTATTCACTTGGCGTTCGCAGCCCATCGTTTCGATAG
- the cuyA gene encoding D-cysteate sulfo-lyase, whose amino-acid sequence MHFARFPRLNFAHLPTPLEPMPTLSKVLGGPNLWIKRDDCTGLAGGGNKTRKLEFLLADALNQGADCIITQGATQSNHVRQTAAIATKLSLRCYALLEDRTGSKEQDYNSNGNVLLDRILGCSVSKVPADTDMNAAMEEIAQQLRDDGKKPYIIPGGGSNPIGALGYANAALELLTQANNMGLKIDHLVHATGSAGTQAGLITGLRATNSHIPLLGIGVRAPKDLQEANVFKLAERTADLLSVPGVVRREDVVANCEYVGGGYGVPTDSMLEAVNLLAQTEAILLDPVYSGKGMAGFIDLIRQGHFSGQENLVFLHTGGAQALSGYRAIFEAD is encoded by the coding sequence ATGCACTTTGCGAGATTTCCGCGACTCAACTTTGCCCACCTACCGACGCCACTCGAACCTATGCCTACTCTCAGCAAAGTGCTGGGTGGTCCTAATCTTTGGATCAAGCGCGATGATTGCACAGGCCTCGCTGGTGGCGGAAACAAGACCCGAAAACTTGAGTTCTTGTTGGCAGATGCGCTGAATCAGGGGGCTGACTGCATCATTACCCAGGGTGCTACCCAATCTAACCATGTGAGACAAACTGCTGCCATAGCCACAAAACTGAGTTTGCGCTGTTATGCGCTGCTTGAAGACCGAACCGGTAGCAAGGAGCAGGACTACAATTCCAACGGCAATGTGTTGCTTGATCGCATCCTTGGCTGCAGCGTATCGAAAGTACCGGCAGATACCGACATGAATGCGGCTATGGAGGAAATCGCCCAGCAATTACGTGACGATGGCAAGAAGCCCTACATAATTCCGGGCGGCGGCTCCAATCCAATCGGCGCACTTGGCTACGCAAATGCGGCCCTGGAGTTGTTGACCCAGGCCAACAACATGGGACTGAAAATTGATCATCTGGTGCATGCGACCGGAAGCGCGGGTACTCAGGCAGGGTTGATTACCGGTTTGCGTGCAACGAACAGCCACATTCCTCTCCTCGGCATTGGTGTTCGCGCGCCAAAAGATCTGCAGGAAGCAAACGTATTCAAGCTGGCCGAACGCACTGCAGATCTGTTATCAGTTCCCGGTGTGGTTCGAAGAGAAGATGTGGTGGCAAATTGTGAATATGTAGGTGGTGGATACGGTGTGCCAACCGACAGCATGCTGGAAGCGGTAAATCTGTTAGCTCAGACGGAAGCAATTCTGCTGGACCCCGTCTATTCAGGGAAGGGCATGGCCGGATTTATCGACTTGATTCGACAAGGTCACTTCAGCGGACAAGAAAATCTGGTCTTCCTGCACACAGGTGGTGCACAGGCTTTGTCAGGATACAGGGCAATATTTGAGGCCGATTGA